The Edaphobacter flagellatus sequence GCTGCGACCACGTTGTGCCTTCATCCGTACTGGTCTGATACCAGACATGTTTTGAGCTCTTGCCGCGCAAGATATCCGCCTCGGGCGCGTCGCCTGTGCAATAGATCATGAAGATGCGGCCGCGCTTGAATCGCTTGTCCATCGTGTCGACAACAGGTGCAGGATTGCCTGCCTGCAGCTTGCCGTTTTCTGCGACGGTGGTGAGCGCGCTCCAGCTTCGGCCTTCATCGCTGCTCTTACGCATCACGATGCTTATATCGCCGAAGTCGTCGCAGCTATGACGGCGCGCTTCAGCAAAGGCAAGTAGCGTACCCGCCGGTGTGCGTACGATCGCAGGAATGCGAAAGCAGGCATAGCCTTGTGTGCCTCTCAAGAAAATGGGGATTGGCGCATCGTGTGGCTCCGCTGCGATTGCGGTTCCGCTCCATGCGAGAGGCATGGCCGCACAGAACAGATACAGGACGGCGTGCAACATTCCACAAGTAAGGCGAGCGGCTGGGGCTTTCCTCTTCTGCCGGTGCGCGTGAGCTATCATCATCTTCATCGGTCGAAGAATAATCGACGACCGCACCGCCTGTCTTTGCCATCGAATGCGTGACGGGTTTAAAGACTGACCATGCTGATTCTTGCTTCTTCTTCACCACGACGCCGCGAGCTGCTGAAGCTGGCCGGGCTCGACTTCATCGTCGAATCGGCCGACATCGACGAGCGCATTCAGGCAGGCGAGACGCCTGCAAAGTATGTTCAACGGCTCGCAGTTGAAAAGGCGCAGGCCGTCTATGAGCGATTGAAAAATCGCGAGAGCAACGACGATCCGCTTCTGGTGCTGGGTGCCGACACCACTGTCGTCAGCGACGGCGAGATTCTGGGCAAGCCTGTCGATCAGAGCGATGCGCGCCGCATGCTGGAGAAGCTGGCGGGCCGCACACACCAGGTGCTGACCGGCATCGCTGCCGTCTCGCGCCAGGGTGTGGTCAGCGAGGTAGAGATCACGCAGGTCTTCTTCGACCTGATCAACGAAGACGAGCTTGTGCGCTATCTTGCGAGCGGCGAACCGATGGACAAGGCAGGCGCGTATGGAATTCAGGGCTACGCGGCGCGCTGGATTCCGCGCATCGA is a genomic window containing:
- a CDS encoding Maf family protein encodes the protein MLILASSSPRRRELLKLAGLDFIVESADIDERIQAGETPAKYVQRLAVEKAQAVYERLKNRESNDDPLLVLGADTTVVSDGEILGKPVDQSDARRMLEKLAGRTHQVLTGIAAVSRQGVVSEVEITQVFFDLINEDELVRYLASGEPMDKAGAYGIQGYAARWIPRIEGCFFNVMGLPLARTMALLARARTGLNEAEAPPLRLTAL